A genomic window from Triticum urartu cultivar G1812 chromosome 7, Tu2.1, whole genome shotgun sequence includes:
- the LOC125522434 gene encoding cortical cell-delineating protein-like — MAPSKLALFLALNLILLAAVQGCGPNCPPVVPTPPIRPPPVVPSTGGGSCPINTLKLGVCANVLNLLKLRIGVPANEQCCPLLGGLADLDAAVCLCTAIRANILGIKLDVPIDLTLLLNQCGKKCPANFICPI; from the coding sequence ATGGCGCCGTCTAAGCTCGCCCTCTTCCTCGCCCTGAACCTGATCCTCCTCGCCGCCGTACAGGGTTGCGGGCCCAACTGCCCGCCTGTCGTTCCTACCCCGCCGATCCGCCCACCGCCTGTCGTGCCATCGACTGGCGGGGGCAGCTGCCCGATCAACACGCTGAAGCTGGGCGTGTGCGCCAACGTGCTGAACCTGCTGAAGCTCAGGATCGGTGTGCCGGCGAACGAGCAGTGTTGCCCGCTCCTGGGCGGGCTCGCCGACCTCGACGCCGCTGTGTGCCTCTGCACCGCCATCAGGGCCAACATCCTCGGCATCAAGCTCGACGTCCCCATCGACCTGACCCTCCTCCTCAACCAGTGCGGCAAGAAGTGCCCCGCCAACTTCATCTGCCCCATCTGA